The Campylobacter sp. CNRCH_2014_0184h region AACGATTTGGAAAAAGCTCTGATAAAATCAAAGCAGAAATTTCTCTTCTTATAAAAACTGCTGGTGGAATGATACCAAGTCTGAGTAAATTTTTTAAAGAATCGCCATGATATTTCATATGATGATGAGCTCCATGTGGGCATGATTTGGTGCTTACTATCATTTTACACTCATCACAAAATACAAATTCAGGAAGTATAGTTACTTCTATATTGTAATCTTTTGCAAAATCATCAAGTACAGTAAAGGCTCTGTTTTGATTAAAATACATTCCAAGCCCTGCGTGATTTTGTCCTACAAACAGTTTATTACAATCAAAACTTTTAGCCAAAGCACACTCAAGTACCGGATTTAAATGCGAGGCAAAAATTTTGATATTATGTAAAGGTATGAGTAAAACTCTAGAAGATGGTAAATAATTTTGCGCAAAAACATCAAAGCAACGCTTTTTAAGTTTTAGGTTTAAACCATTACTTTCATAAGATTCTATAAGGAAAATAATTACTAGATCAGATTGCTCTATAGCCCATCTTAAAATTCTTTCATGCGCTCTATGAAAAGGATCAAAACTTGAAACAATAGCAGTGATATTAGAAGGGTTTAATCTTTTTTTGATTTTTTCAAAATCTTCTTTTATAGCCTTGATACGATTGTGATAAATTTCAAATTCACCACTAATGCAAATTTCTCCAAAATCATCAATCAAGCATGTATTAGGTGTAAAAATATCATTAATGTTTTTATCGTTTTTAAATTTACTTTCTAAGATGATGTGGCCTACTATTTGATCATTGCATACAAAATCTATTTTGTCTTTAACTTTGGCATTTTCTATGATTTTTTTGTTTTCATTGTGTGGAGCAAAAGTTAAGGCATAGGGAAATTTATATCCGTTTATTGCTTCATTTTTTAAAAATTTATCTCTTTCTTGTTCGTTCATCAATTTTGTAAAAGAACCAAAAATTCCTTCTTTAATGAAACATAAAACTTCGTATTCTTCTTCTGAGATTATAATGCTATTTTTTCTTTGTAATGCCATATTTTTTCCTTTTTTCCCATAAAGATTTTCTTGAAATTCCTAATTTTTTGGATAAATCCGTATCAGGAAAGATATTTTGATAACTAATGATAATATGCTTAACATAATCATCAATGGTTAAAATTCCATTACTTTCAAAACTTTTTTCATCTTCACCTAGCTCTAAAATTTGAAAATTGCTATGCTCAATATTCGTACTTGTATGTATAATAACAGCCTTTTTTAAAGCAAGGTTTAACACCTTTTCTTTTTCTAAGGGCTTTAGGGTCTGAAAATTAACCAAATAATACAAAGAATTGTCTTTGAAAATTTTATCTAAATTTTGTTGGTGTGAAAGATCTATATAAACATTTGCGATGTTGTGCTCATTAGTATAATTAAATACAAAATGATCAGCAAAAATTTGATTATTAGTTTTTAAAATCAAAGGTAATTTGAATTTTTTATAATCAAAAGTTGGTAGTTTTGCTGTTTCAAATTTATGTTTTAAATATGCTTGATAGGTGCTATTTAGCATAGTGATTTTTTTAAATTCTTGAAAATGCTTAATCTTGCGCATTAATTCTTCTATCATGAAAGGTTTTTGTATGTAATCACTAGCACCAGATTTTAAAGGAGCTAAAACAGTATCTGAACTTATGTAAGATATGAGTAAAATAATGATTTTATGCTTAAAAATTTCTATAATATGTTCAAAATTAGCCATACTAGTAGAAAGCAAAATGATTTCATAATCATGATGAGTCAGCTCATTAACATTTGCGATAATATCACAATCATAACCTATAGAATTAAGCTTTGATCCTATGCTTTGGGCTAAATAAAATTCATTTTCTACTATTAAAACTTTCATAATTTCATCCAATCAAAATATTTTAAATTTACACTTGCTAAAACAGCAATCCCTTCTTTCCTTCCTACAAAACCTAGATGTTCTGTAGTGGTAGCTTTGATATTGATTTTATTTGGTGTGGTTTTTAATGTTTTAGCTATATTAAAAGCAATAGCTTCTTTAAAATCTTTCATTTTAGGTGTTTGGGCTATGATGGTAATATCAGCATTTACAAGCTCAAAACCATAATTTTGCACCAAAGTATAAGCGATTTGTAATAAAAGCATAGAATCAGCATTTTTATACTGCATATCATTATCTGGGAAAAGTTCACCAATATCTCCAAGCCCTGCTGCACCCAAAAGCGCATCAATTAGTGCATGAGCTAATACATCTCCATCAGAATGAGCTTTTAAACCCATACTTTCATGTACTTTTACTCCACCCAAAAGCAAGGCTCTTTGCTCTCCAAATTCATGCACATCAAAACCACTTCCATTAAAAATATCCCAAGATGGTTTTGGTAAATTTAAGCTTTTCAAATCTTCTTTAAAGGTAATTTTTTTCGCCAACTCATCACCTTGTACATACCAAATTTTACCACCAATAGCTTGTATAGCTGTACTATCATCGGTGAAGTTTGAGCTTTGTTCTAAAGCTTTTTTTAGCATACTTGTGCGCGAAAGTTGAGGGGTTTGTATGAGTTTGATTTTATCTCTATCGATAGCTTCTTGAGCATAAATTGTAGTATCACTTACTTTTAAAACAGGTGTAATACAATCAGCTTTGTCATGATTTTCTATGATATTGTTAAAAAGGTTTTTAGAAATTAAAACCCTTGCAACATCACTAACTAAAACATATTCACTCTCAACCATACTTAAAGCATTGAGTAAAGATTGTGCTCTAGTTGTACCACCTTGGACAAATTTATATTCAGGGGCAAATTTTTTCATATAAGAAATATTACCAGAAGTAACAACTATTTGTTTAAAAGGATAAAAAGAACTTAAATTTTTAGTAGCATAAAGCCATAAAGGTTGTTCACCTAGTCGTAAAAACTGCTTTTTTACCGGAGCATTAAATCTTGATGATTCTCCCGCAGATAGCATAATCAAGGAAATATCTAACATTTGTTACACCTTAATTTCTTATTAATGTTACGATATTATACACCATAAAAGCCAAAATTTATATTTATGTTAGTAGAATTAATCATTTTAAATAACAAGGAGAAAAATTGAAGGAAAAAATCGAAGAAAGACTAAAACAAGTTATATATCCAGGCTTTAAAAAAGATATAGTTAGTTTTGGTTTTGTAAAAAAAATTGAAGCAAATGAAAATCAAGCTCATATAGTAGTTGAAATCGTTTCAGCTAATGCTCAAATCGCACAAGAGCTTAGACTAAATATTGCAAATGCTTTAAAAGATTTAAATTTAGAGCTTAATTTAGAAATCATTCAACCAAAAATTCCTGAAGAAAAAAGCAATTCAAGAAGTGGTAAAAATATCGCTCCACAAATTAAAAATTTCCTTATGATTTCAAGCGGTAAAGGTGGGGTAGGTAAAAGTACTACAACTTTAAATTTAGCGATTTCTTTAGCTAAAATGGGCAAAAGAGTAGGGCTTTTAGATGCGGATATTTATGGGCCAAATATACCAAGAATGTTAGGTGAGAGTAAAAGCAAGCCTGAAATTGTAGGTCAAAAAATTCGTCCTATTTTATCTCATGGGGTTTATATGATGAGTATGGGTGTGCTAATAGAAGAAGGTAAAGGTTTGATGTGGCGTGGTTCTATGATTATGAAAGCAATTGAGCAACTTTTAGCTGATGTGCTTTGGCCTGAACTTGATGTATTATTGCTTGATATGCCTCCAGGAACTGGTGATGCGCAAATTACCCTAGCTCAAAGTGTGCCAGTGAGTGCAGGTGTGTGTGTAAGTACTCCTCAAGTAGTGTCTTTAGATGATAGCAAAAGAGCGCTAGATATGTTTGAAAAATTACACATTCCTGTTGCGGGTATTATAGAAAATATGAGTGGCTTTTTATGTCCTGATAATGGCAAAGAATATGATATCTTTGGTAAAGGCACCACAGAAGAAATGGCAAAAGCTTATAAATGTGAAGTTTTAGCTCAAATTCCTATCGAAATGAGTGTAAGAGAAGGTGGAGATAGTGGTAAGCCTGTAAGTTTTTATATGCCTGAGAGTGTAAGTTCAAAAAGATATTTGCAAGCTGCTGAAAAAATCTGGGAATTTATAGAAAAGGTTAATCAAGAAGGTAAAGTAGATAATTCAGCTATTCAACCTGTAATGAATGGCAAAAGTGCGTGCTCGCAATAAGGAGAAAATATGCCAATAGAAAGTAAAGAAGAATTTTTAAATTTAATCAAGCAAATCGAACAAAGGATTAATTATAAAAAGCCTAAAGCTTTTGCTATAGCAAGGCTTGATCTAAGTCAAGTTGATCCTAGTAAAAAACTTCAAGCTAATTTTGGTGTGATTAATTTTGAGCAAAATTATGCTGCTGCAGCTGTTATGTTTGAAGCTTTTTTTAGAAGAGGGGTTGATGTTGATTTTAATGAAAGTGAGTTTGTGGCTACTTTGATTAAAGACGATTTGGATTTTGCACTTGAATGCTTTGCACCATTTTTGCAAGAGCAAGGTCATAAAAATATAGAAGCAATCAAAGCAGCAAAGGAAAATTTTAGAGAAAATGCTTTTTCTTTTGTTTGTATTTTTGAAGATGAAGCACCAAAAAGTTTAGAAAGTGTGTATTTGAAACTTTATTTGCTTTCCAATAAAAAAGTACCTTTAAGAAGCTTAAATTTAACAGGTGCTTTTGGTATTTTACCAAATGTTGCATGGAGTGATAATAAGCCTATTGATTTAGACTTTTTAAGAGAAAATGAGATTGATTTAAAAATGAGTGGAAGATATCCAAGGATTGATTATGTAGATAAATTTCCAAGATTTTTAGCTCATGTTATTCCTGAGGATAATACTAGAATTTTAGAAAGCTCTAAAGTAAGAATGGGTGCGGTTTTAGCTGCAGGCACTACTATAATGCCAGGGGCTGCTTATGTGAATTTTAATGCAGGTACAACTGGAGCTTGTATGGTAGAAGGGCGTATTAGTTCTTCAGCTGTTGTGGGCGAAGGTAGCGATGTAGGAGGCGGTGCTTCTATACTTGGTGTTTTAAGTGGTACAAGTGGTAATGCTATTAGCATCGGTAAAGCTTGTCTTTTGGGTGCAAATTCAGTTACTGGAATTCCTTTAGGGGATAATTGTATCGTTGATGCGGGTATTGCTGTTTTAGAAGGGACTAAATTTGCTTTAAAAAATAAAGAAGAACTTCAAAAAATCAACCCTGATTTTAAATTTGATAAAGATATATACAAAGGTTTAGAATTAGCAGGATTAAATGGCTTACATTTTAGACAAGATTCTCAAAGTGGAGTGATGATAGCAGCTTTTAATAAAAAGGCTGTAAAACTTAATGAAGATTTGCATTAATTCTTAGCCCTTGTGGGTTAAGAATTTTAAATAATTCATGTAGTTTATAAATACACACGCTAGGGTGATGTTTAATGCTTCCTGTGTGTAGTAAAATTTCTTTGCTATCTTTTTTATAAAGCTTTTGCACAAAATTAAAATTCCACCATTTGTAAGTTTTGAAATTTAAATTATGGGTGGTATTTATATGAAAATTTATATAAGAAAGATTTTGAAAGTTTTGGTTTAAACCAGGTGCTTGAAAGGCATAGACTTCTTTTACCATACTAGGAAAGGTTCTTGCAAAAGCTTGAGCTAGATATCCTCCTAAAGAATGTCCTATAATGATGAGCTTTTTATCAATGGTGTATTTTTGTTTAAGTTGATTGTAAAAATACTGCATGGATTGAATTTGACCTTTTGGAGTTTTGTTAAGTAAAATCAAAAAATCACTATAAAGATCTTTAAAATCAAAACACAAAGGATTTAAATCACTCCCTGCAAAGGCTAAAATATAGTTTTTTCTTTTTT contains the following coding sequences:
- a CDS encoding response regulator transcription factor, whose protein sequence is MKVLIVENEFYLAQSIGSKLNSIGYDCDIIANVNELTHHDYEIILLSTSMANFEHIIEIFKHKIIILLISYISSDTVLAPLKSGASDYIQKPFMIEELMRKIKHFQEFKKITMLNSTYQAYLKHKFETAKLPTFDYKKFKLPLILKTNNQIFADHFVFNYTNEHNIANVYIDLSHQQNLDKIFKDNSLYYLVNFQTLKPLEKEKVLNLALKKAVIIHTSTNIEHSNFQILELGEDEKSFESNGILTIDDYVKHIIISYQNIFPDTDLSKKLGISRKSLWEKRKKYGITKKK
- a CDS encoding sulfate adenylyltransferase encodes the protein MALQRKNSIIISEEEYEVLCFIKEGIFGSFTKLMNEQERDKFLKNEAINGYKFPYALTFAPHNENKKIIENAKVKDKIDFVCNDQIVGHIILESKFKNDKNINDIFTPNTCLIDDFGEICISGEFEIYHNRIKAIKEDFEKIKKRLNPSNITAIVSSFDPFHRAHERILRWAIEQSDLVIIFLIESYESNGLNLKLKKRCFDVFAQNYLPSSRVLLIPLHNIKIFASHLNPVLECALAKSFDCNKLFVGQNHAGLGMYFNQNRAFTVLDDFAKDYNIEVTILPEFVFCDECKMIVSTKSCPHGAHHHMKYHGDSLKNLLRLGIIPPAVFIRREISALILSELFPNRFHNKQNIYSNLFPTHGILEYRGDKEFYEQLIKLHQMSYMV
- a CDS encoding alpha/beta fold hydrolase, whose translation is MFFDLQSFIALSQKTNLTSQEKLLLLKLRTHFEKNINLLQKLYDYSLVAYCANVHLNQSLKKEGLQKHKAIIKALTNPFYKKEKIPVGGLNNAFLALKFVKNYEILEHINETHPQSKMGFRASFIYDKKRKNYILAFAGSDLNPLCFDFKDLYSDFLILLNKTPKGQIQSMQYFYNQLKQKYTIDKKLIIIGHSLGGYLAQAFARTFPSMVKEVYAFQAPGLNQNFQNLSYINFHINTTHNLNFKTYKWWNFNFVQKLYKKDSKEILLHTGSIKHHPSVCIYKLHELFKILNPQGLRINANLH
- a CDS encoding 2,3,4,5-tetrahydropyridine-2,6-carboxylate N-succinyltransferase; the protein is MPIESKEEFLNLIKQIEQRINYKKPKAFAIARLDLSQVDPSKKLQANFGVINFEQNYAAAAVMFEAFFRRGVDVDFNESEFVATLIKDDLDFALECFAPFLQEQGHKNIEAIKAAKENFRENAFSFVCIFEDEAPKSLESVYLKLYLLSNKKVPLRSLNLTGAFGILPNVAWSDNKPIDLDFLRENEIDLKMSGRYPRIDYVDKFPRFLAHVIPEDNTRILESSKVRMGAVLAAGTTIMPGAAYVNFNAGTTGACMVEGRISSSAVVGEGSDVGGGASILGVLSGTSGNAISIGKACLLGANSVTGIPLGDNCIVDAGIAVLEGTKFALKNKEELQKINPDFKFDKDIYKGLELAGLNGLHFRQDSQSGVMIAAFNKKAVKLNEDLH
- a CDS encoding bifunctional 2-C-methyl-D-erythritol 4-phosphate cytidylyltransferase/2-C-methyl-D-erythritol 2,4-cyclodiphosphate synthase, encoding MLDISLIMLSAGESSRFNAPVKKQFLRLGEQPLWLYATKNLSSFYPFKQIVVTSGNISYMKKFAPEYKFVQGGTTRAQSLLNALSMVESEYVLVSDVARVLISKNLFNNIIENHDKADCITPVLKVSDTTIYAQEAIDRDKIKLIQTPQLSRTSMLKKALEQSSNFTDDSTAIQAIGGKIWYVQGDELAKKITFKEDLKSLNLPKPSWDIFNGSGFDVHEFGEQRALLLGGVKVHESMGLKAHSDGDVLAHALIDALLGAAGLGDIGELFPDNDMQYKNADSMLLLQIAYTLVQNYGFELVNADITIIAQTPKMKDFKEAIAFNIAKTLKTTPNKINIKATTTEHLGFVGRKEGIAVLASVNLKYFDWMKL
- a CDS encoding Mrp/NBP35 family ATP-binding protein, whose product is MKEKIEERLKQVIYPGFKKDIVSFGFVKKIEANENQAHIVVEIVSANAQIAQELRLNIANALKDLNLELNLEIIQPKIPEEKSNSRSGKNIAPQIKNFLMISSGKGGVGKSTTTLNLAISLAKMGKRVGLLDADIYGPNIPRMLGESKSKPEIVGQKIRPILSHGVYMMSMGVLIEEGKGLMWRGSMIMKAIEQLLADVLWPELDVLLLDMPPGTGDAQITLAQSVPVSAGVCVSTPQVVSLDDSKRALDMFEKLHIPVAGIIENMSGFLCPDNGKEYDIFGKGTTEEMAKAYKCEVLAQIPIEMSVREGGDSGKPVSFYMPESVSSKRYLQAAEKIWEFIEKVNQEGKVDNSAIQPVMNGKSACSQ